Part of the Rana temporaria chromosome 11, aRanTem1.1, whole genome shotgun sequence genome, cgttttccgcatcgggtatgctaattagctgtttacggcgatccacgaatgtacgcgcgtttgtcgcattctcttacgtcgtcgctagtcggcttttcccggcgtatagttacggctgctatttcttggcttatatttagacttgccatgttaaagtatggccgtcgttcccgcgtcgaattttaatattttattttttgcgtaagtcgtccgtgaataggaaaggacgtaacgcacgtcgccaatCAAAAAATtgcgtcggtgcgacgtcatttcgcgcaaagcacggtgggaaatttcaaaatggagcatgcgcagtacgttcggcgcgggaacgcgcctaatttaaatgatacacgccccatttgaattaggcgggcttgcgccggacgggtttacgctacgccgcagcaagtttacaggcaagtgctttgtgaatcaagcacttgcccataaaacttgcggcggtgtaacgtaaatgcaatacgttacgccgccggaattctatgtgaatctggcccctagcgtctacaaaatagggggtagttttatggcatttttttttctaacttgttatggcggcgatcagcgatttttattgtgactgcgacactatggcggacacgtcggacacttttgacactattttgggaccattcacatttatacagcgatcagtgctatacaaatgcaccgattactgtataaatgtgactgccagtaaatgggttaaccagtagggggcgggaaggggttaagtgtgccctagggagtgattctaactgttagggggcgtggcttactgtgacacgtcactgatcgctgctcccgatgagagggagcagacatcagtgctgtgtcactaggcagaacagggagatgccttgtttacacaggcatccccctgttctgccatttcgtgacccgatcgcgggacaccggcggacatcgagtgcgCAGGTCCCGCGGACACGGTCACGGAGACAGGGGGCAGAttcaaagccgcggcctttcctaatgttattcctgcggctccgtagctaggccgaagccgcgccctttcctaatgttattcctgcggctccggagctaggccgaagccgcagcctttcctagcattatggccgcggctccggaggtaggccgaagccgcggccataacgttaggaaagaccgcggcttccgCCTAGCCATGGAGCCGcggacataacattaggaaaggccgcggcttcaacctagctccggagccgcggcaatccgcggatcacagggTGTTCCGAACCAAAGGGGGTGAcccattcggatcacggatcaactgtgatccttTGCACCCCTAGtcatacacaaatctgttgctgcTGTGGGTGGCTCTTTGGGGGCAGGTTTGACATCACTGAAGAgtgggtgatgatgtcagcaaaaGCAATTTAACCACACCCATTGGCACGCTCTCTGCGCTACATTAATACATTCCTTGGGGCACCTAAATGTGTCCCAGGTCTTTCATAATCCATAAAAAATTGCCCTGTGCCgcaaaagtgttcgggtttggcttgaagaaaaggtggcaaccctagcatggcactccagatacttcccTAGCTTGACTCAAGAGGCTTCTCCTGGAAGCGTCACCTTTACAGGTTGGcttgatcaccgcctgaagtttcctAATTCTCCACCGTGCCGGTGAGAAAATGGTTCCGGTACtttcttcagttactcactgtggtaccAGGTAAAGGCGATTGGTCCCTTTGTGGCAACACCttccccttctacctccgaccacgacaggttctcagGCCGACAGAACCGTCACTTTCGGTTGGACTGCAAACCAAATTGCCCAACCCTGtgctgccctcttacttctggataggccctcacacagcctggcagccagatgccccccgggataggcccaatcttaggcctagcagcccgggcgtacaacacatgtccacccagacagccatccaggtggcaaaGAAAATAGATCACCTGACCTCAATCCGAGCAGGCCaaaggattcaagaaaacccctgcccagtgGCTgaaataccccatatacccataacctgaccttgggttgcccttctcatatctagtaccaccaagttcccaggccacctagtggtataagagaaaagtgcaacaaggccaaacttaggggctctcgcgcaggggagccgacctgccactctagaactgcggcggctggtcggcatctagttaataacattcaattactatATGACTTTTGgcaattgttttttctttatttgctattttttccccccacaaaagttACGCTTTAACCCTTTTCGCCGCCAGGTACATACATCGTACGGACCTGACAGCGGGGGTGGGGTTATTACGCACAATACAGTGGCTGCAGCCACCGGGATTGCGGGATTGCGTGTGAAACTGACAGACAGACGcctgcctgtcaggtgagagCATTTATGCGGTGCCCAATTGCTCGATTGCCATGCTTACCGGGCTCCAGTTGCCCATCTGGTGCAacgctgcatagaaaccaatcagcttccaggttttattgccaaagtttgattgaacaagctgaatttagaagctgattggctgccatgcaaagctgcaccagattctgagtgctccagttctagtaaatctcccccaatggctGTCCTTACGCCATAAACTGCACATGAATTGCAATGAGATCTACACACCAGGCATCCAGTCCAGTCTATTTTATTAAGAAATAATTACAAATGACATAAAACAATCTATTTAAATTTTGCTCTTGGGCTCTGGATCACGACTGAGATCTGTTAGAAGTGGATTGACGTGTTTATATTTTGGCTGCAGGTTTATAAAGATGACTGGAGCGCCATCAATGTGAAGTAATCGATGAAGACGGCCCCCTTCCTGGACAAGACCCCCGATGGTTTTATTTGAGGAATACTTTTTAGGTTCTGTGAGGTCTGGATCCTCGGGGTACAGCTCATCCCCTGCCcagcaaaaagagaaaaaacagggACAATAAACTTCCATTATTaataaactccaggcaggtataaCAGACACAAATGTATGGAGCTCTATGTTCattaacacattattaaccccttaATGACAGAGGGAAAAacaaatcttaaccacttcaatacagggcattttcatccccttcctgcccaggccaatttttagttttcagcgctgtcgcactttgaatgacaattgcgcagtcatgcaacactgaacccaaatgatatttttatgatttttttttcccccacgaatggagcttttttttttggtggtatttgatcacctctgcggttcttattttttgcgctataaacaaaaagtgatacgtttgaaaaagaaaaaggcccggattcacaaagcacttatgccgacgtatctccagatacgctgcgtaagtgcaaatatgcgccgtcgtatctgtgggccggacccacaaactaagatacgcctaaaaacaggcttcattcgaccaacgtaacttgcctacgccggcgtagagtgggcgcatatttacgctggacgcatttggcgctcccattgattttctattcacatatgcaaatgaaagagatacgccgattcacgaacgtacgtgcgcccgacgcagtgcgcgtaaagtcatacgtctggcgtaaagttatgccccataaaggaggtgtaactcagcagcaccaggctgcaccagggaacacaagctgacgtattttacgttgtttacgtaggacgtgaatatgactaggcgtaggttacgttcacgccataggcagtgatccggcgtatcttagggagtagttccgacgtgattctgagcatgcgcactgggatgcgtccacgggacggcgcatgcgccgttcgttatatgtatctctctggcgctcggcccatcatttgcatggggtcacgcctcatttgcatggctcacgcccacttccggcttacgcctaggaaacccagcacagttttggcagcactggctttgtgaattcagtgcttgcctctctgcgctgcgtcggcgtagcgtacaggagatacgctacggcggcataaatgtgcgccactgTTTGTGAATCCCggccaaaatattttttactttttgctatacagtggaaccttggattatgagcataatccgttccaggagaatgctcgtaatccaaagcactcccatatcaaagcgagtttctccatagaagtcaatggaaacaaaaataatttgttacgcattgatttcaatggcatgcaataccgcatgtggccagaggggggggggggcaccggaaaggcccgaggatagTTCTGCTGACCTCCAAAAGACTCAGATCatgagcctttctgaggtttgccgaggtcagctgaactgtccctgggcctttccgtgcatttccgaacggcgatGATCGTCTGCGATTGCCTCCGCTCAGCTCCATCGCCCCGGAGtagaaatacagcgctcgtattgcgaaacgctcgttaaccgtgttactcgcaatccgaggttccactgtaataaatatcgcaataagtgtatattgattggtttgagcaaaagttatagcgtctacaaaaaaggggatagattaAGGTGAAGAAACATCCGCTActtaccaccacccccccccctccccatttaattacctgagccctcgaaagtccagcgTCGAGAACAAGCAGGCTTctctgctcttcattggatagattgatagcagtgcataTGCtcgctctgctgtcaatcaactccaatgacgcgaagtgccggggggcggggccaagtcctgtatgcggtgcatactagctcattatgccttttgccttactggtgactaaaaaaaaaaaaactttttttggggggtttaatagatggaaagatgaaaaaatgactgaaggtccgctttaagccctgatgaagggggctgTGTGTGGCATCCTGAAACATGTTAGCAGATATGGAATAAAACCATATTTCGGACTCAGTGTTGCGCATCAATCTTTAGATTTAAATATCATTCCTATGATGTGAGGAGGAGAGAAGGTAGAAGAGAATTTTTACCTGGCAGTGTATGTACCATACCATCCTCAGCGTGCACTAAAACCGGCATCCACCTTTCACATCCTTCCAGGGCACGACTGGAACTGAACCTGTGGAGCTCATGAATGCTGGTGAAATGACTTAATCTGCTTAGATCATAGAACTGCGGAGGAGGAATCCATGTTCCCTGAGTCCTGTACTCCTCTATGGCTTCCTGAGGAGTCCACCACTAAAACAGAAAGCAGAAAAAAGTCGCAGTTCACAAAAATGTATTGAGACAGTCTattgcggggggagggggggggacaacaatccttcttctgtctgtaactccacacagtaatgcaaggctttctccctggtgtggagtgtcgtgctcgccccctatgcatcctatgcattaaagcgggggttcaccctaaaaactattttctaacattacattgacatgaccctcgacaatgacagtatgccggcgagttggcgctatacggcacctgcgcctgcgcaccgccgtacggcttctttcggcaactcgtgacgctccttatgcgacggggggagctagtgttttgtcatcacgtcaatcacccgctggataggaacgcccactcccgcgagaggccctacccggaagccagggaagaaaatagctgtacaaacgtatgtacagcaaaaaaaaaaacggcatactgtcattgtcgagggtcatgtcaatgtaatgttagaaaatagtttttagggtgaacccccgctttaaggtgaaaaaaagaagaaaaaaactgggccctttaataaaaataaacttctgggccctttaataaaaaaaaaaaaacatttattaaaaaaaaaaggggagttgccatccaggccctttaataaataaaaaaaatatataaacaaaaataaaaaaataaacatttataaaaaaattaaaaaaggggggtttgccacatggggccctggggacctctgagcgccctttaattaaaaaaaaaattatatatatatatatatatatatatatatatatatatataaaaaatatataaaaaatatataaaaaatataaaaaaatatataaaaaataaaaagaagaaaaaagaaataaaataatataaaaaaaaatgattttgtttttatgaaaaaaagaggggggctgccatccgggggccctggggacctctgggccctttaataataataataataataataataatggggacctccggactttaaaaataaaataaaaaaaatggccctttaataaaaactaaaataaaaatatattaaaaatatatatatttttttaataaaaaaagggggggggggggttgccatctgggggcctccgggcccctggggacctccggaccccttacaggtgtactgcctgtacccccccctgatggcggccctgatgagAACGTATGGGATGTATAAACACCTGTAAGAAATAAACAAACAGTTCTGGACAGGTCCATTTTAACCCATAACACTCTGGAACTCACGTTAAAGGAAGCCATTTCCTTTTGATCATCTGTGGTGACCGGCTTCTTCTGCAAACAGGCAATGTAGAAGGCGGTGTCGAAGCGTCTGGCCCGAGTACTGGTGGAAAACACAGGCGTCAGCCAGTTTCCCCACTCGTGCAGCGCCCAGATATTCGGAACACAACGCATTTCCTTGCACATCTCAATAAACTGCAGCGGATTGTTCTGGACCTCCTCCCTCCACTTAGCCATTGCCTCTCCATCTTGTTCATAAGCATCCGCGAGGTCTTGGTTAGCGTCAACTTCGGCGCTGTCGGGAACCACCAAAAGTATTCCAGATTCCTCGAAGGTCTCTCGGATGGCACAGATCCTGAAGGCGACCTCCCCGGGGATCACCGACCCGAATTTCATCCTGTCCGTAACAAACATAGGAGACCTGGTGCCGGGGGGCTGCCTGACCACCCCCAGGCCGAAGTTTGGTTTGTTGGCGTGTCTCTGGAAGACTTGGATCCAGTCGTTGGAGAAATCGGAGAAATCGGCCACCCCGCCGGGGAACACAAAGGCATTGGGCATGAAGCCACTCTTCTGGCTGCGCTTCAGTAATAACACCTCGTAATCAAACGTACTTTTTCTACGGTCGTTCTGTAATATCTGAGACGCCATTTTGGGAATGACGCTTCCACGTTGCATACCGGCAGCTAAAATCAGGGTGGCGGCTTCCCTCCAGTGTTGTAGCGTGTTGTTCATTGTCAAATCttcaatggttttttttttctttctagaaaaaaagtaaaaaatattaatggaTCCAATATCAAAGCAGATGATTGAGCAGTCACCATCTACTTCCTGGGCAGAGATGCCGGCTCAGAGATGGCGCACAAATCCTGACACTTGTATTTATAAATGTCTGGCACAGATCAGCCCCTCCTGCACCTTGTGACTTACGACAAACAATATCGAATTCTGatctcggggggaggggggacggaggaaatgcttcctcctgcctgcagcagacagaTGACACCATCTCAGCCTAGAAAAATCTTTTTAGCCAGGTGGagtttttctgaaaaaaacttatactgggccatattctcagaagagttacgacggagtatctcaggaaactccatcgtatctctgttttttgacccgcgtatctatgcgagtgattcctagaatcattttcgcatagatacgctgaagatccgacaggtgtaagtcacttacactgtcggatcttaaatgtaattcgccgccggccgttaggtggcgtttacgttcaggtctcatttgtttatgcaaatgagcctgatacgccgattcccgaacgaaatcgccgtcgcttacgtcgtttgcgtaagcgtaaggttacccctgctatatgaggggtaaccttacgccagtcccacgtatgccatgttaagtatggcgtcgggtccgcgtcgtcttttcccgtcgagtacgtcgttttcctaagtcgttcttgaatacgactttacgtcaatgacgcacacgtcggcgtcattgacgttttccgtcgagaactggagcatgcgcactgggctatttttagcccggcgcatgcgcagttcgatcgacacgggggcgcgcttaatttaaatacaagccgccccctttgaattacgcggggatacgccgggcctttttacactacgccgccgcaaactacggagcaagtgcttgaggaatacggcacttgctccagtaagttgcggcggcgtagtgtaaatagcttacgcaatgccgccgcagattcttggagaatctggcccactgttattTTATAATGTGACATGTCGGGAGCAGTGGCAGACCGCTCATTAGAGgaccccctaatccatgtgcccagcccctaatcttcatgcagggcgccggacacatggacttcaattgttttttttttttcttttaagcacatgattagagcctgaagctctcattggtttaaaaaaagggtgggctcagggcgcagagcactgtgccctgagcccaccagttgtgtgacaatagcgaatgaatattcgctaatgccatcctgcttctcctccaggccgatcaggaagtgggtcctgagacccgtttCCTGttcggccaggaggagaagcaacggCCCCATCAGCAACAGCCTCTTCCTGGAGCACTACCCCAGATTCAGCTCGCCATTGGTCTCCTCCCTGCACCTGTACCGCAGAATAGGGTAAGGCCATGGTCCACgtacgggggggtggggggcggatGCAAGTCGACTACCACATTCCCGATCGATCGTACATGGGGGAGGGGTGTAGTGCGAGTACCGCCCCCCTCACAATATTGAGCcacagccgccactggtcaggaGTTTATTCATGAAGATTTGTAAAGGtactgacaggtccactttattgGGCTCAAAAACAAAgattattatttatgtttttaaatgGTGTTTATTTATCCAAGAGTTTGATAGAAGAGATTATTTGTTTTCCCTTAATTGCCCATcttcactgccccccacacaggtAAAGGTCTACTTTATCCACTTGCCGCCAAGTCATGTATCTGTTAGGTCATCGGTCTTCAAATGGTTGAACGGTTGACTTTCTTGTAATAGCAATCGGAGCGGCTAACTAGCTGCTCAATTGCTATTACAAGCAGTAGGAGTGGCCATGCTCAGGCTCTCCTGTTCCACTAGGAGACCCAAGCTGGCACGTCAGCCGGCTGGTCAGACACCCAAACAAAGCCGGGAACGTCTTTGATTAGGTCTCCACTACGGTAACCCAAAAGCGATGACATGACATCGATGACGCAAACAGCGATCatcccccacatgtgaggtatcaccgcgaacgtcagatcatgggcagttATTCTAGCACCTGACcttctgtgtaaatctaaagtggtaacctgtaaaagcttTAAAAACGTTGCCTATGGCTAGTAAAAATTACGTGGTTTGTCACCGTTGTAtgggcatgtgcaattttaaagcgtgacatgtttggtttctttttttactcggtgtaacagcatctattatattttacaaaaaaaaaattgggttatgtattgtgttttttttgcattaaaatctaaaaaagtgtatttttttcccaaaaattgcacctgaaaaaccactgtgcaaatacctgacattaaaaaaaaaactgcaaaatccaccaatttattctctagggcagggatatgcaattagcggacctccagctgttgccaaactacaagtcccatcatgcctctgcctatgggtgtcatgcttgatgctgtcagtctcgctatgcctcatgggacttgtagtttggcaacagctggaggtctgctaattgcatatccctgctctagggcctctgctttaaaaataatatactgtttgggattttaaataattttctatcaaaaaataaataaaaaagtgccagaaaagggcctggtcttcaagtggttatagTATTTTAGCTAATGTAAGAGCCCTTTGTCCAGAAAACACCAAATTCTGAGAGTTTGGGATTAGAGATTCCTTACCTGTATGCTGTATATGTGTCTATGGAGTCAGCGTACGCACAACGCCCCAGGTGCACAGTCCAAGGTTCAGCACTGGATAATCTCTATGATAATATGGGTAGCTGTTAATATTCTCATGTTTCCAGAGACGGCCTCGGGTCATTTCATTTTCTCGAATGATTGTTTTGTCCTCAAAAATCACAAAGAATCACATTACAAATAATGTGATTGTAAAGGTCAGTGGCAGCCATtcattaggggcacaggggcgccgcccccctaatccaatgCGCCCggacccctaatctacatgcagggcgccggacgcatggattccaatagtTGTTGGTTTTTTTTAAACACGTGATTAGAGCCGGAAGCTCTAATTggtttcaaaaaagggtgggctcggggcgcagagcactgtgccctgagcccaccctgttgtgtgacattagctaattaatattcactaatgtcttccagtttctcctcccagccaatcaggaagcgggtcctgagaccccatTGCCTGGagttctaaggccgcgtacacacggccggacatgtccgctgaaactggtccgcggaccagtttctgcggacatgtccgaccgtgtgtacggcctagcggacaggtttccagcggacaaaagtttcttagcatgccaagaaacttgtccggtggaaacctgtccgtcggacatgtccgatggttagtacacctaaccatccgACCGAAAtccccccgcatgcgtcgaagtgattcgacgcatgcgtggaagcattgaacttcctggttcgcgaacgtcgccgcgtcatcgcgttttctgtccgctgggaatttggtctgatggtgtgtacacacatcagaccaaaagctcccagcagacatgtccgatgaaaacggtccgcggacaattgatggcacagcggctgtgtttaatagcatggcacagtggtgacaattgatggcacagcggctgcgtttggcatggcacagtggtgacaattgatggcacagcggctgcatttggcatggcacagtggtgacaattgatggcacagcggctgcgtttggcatggcacagtggtgacaattgatggcacagtgactgcgtttgatgggatggcacagtggtgacaattgatggcacagtgactgcgtttgatgggatggcacagtgtgacaattgatggcacagcggctgcgtttaatggcatggcacagtggtgacaattgatggcacagcggctgcgtttggcatggcacagtggtgacaattgatggcacagcggctgcgtttggcatggcacagtggtgacaattgatggcacagcggctgcgtttggcatggcacagtggtgacaattgatggcacagtgactgcgtttgatgggatggcacagtggtgacaattgatggcacagtgactgcgtttgatgggatggcacagtggtgacaattgatggcacagcggctgcgtttaatggcatggcacagtggtgacaattgatggcatagtgactgcatttgatgggatggcacagtggtgacaattgatggcacagcggctgcgtttgataggcacagtgaggctaccatttttttcttttttttcatttgtgcccccccaaaaattttgagcaccagccgccactgtcccaCTT contains:
- the NUDT19 gene encoding nucleoside diphosphate-linked moiety X motif 19; translated protein: MNNTLQHWREAATLILAAGMQRGSVIPKMASQILQNDRRKSTFDYEVLLLKRSQKSGFMPNAFVFPGGVADFSDFSNDWIQVFQRHANKPNFGLGVVRQPPGTRSPMFVTDRMKFGSVIPGEVAFRICAIRETFEESGILLVVPDSAEVDANQDLADAYEQDGEAMAKWREEVQNNPLQFIEMCKEMRCVPNIWALHEWGNWLTPVFSTSTRARRFDTAFYIACLQKKPVTTDDQKEMASFNWWTPQEAIEEYRTQGTWIPPPQFYDLSRLSHFTSIHELHRFSSSRALEGCERWMPVLVHAEDGMVHTLPGDELYPEDPDLTEPKKYSSNKTIGGLVQEGGRLHRLLHIDGAPVIFINLQPKYKHVNPLLTDLSRDPEPKSKI